The Alosa alosa isolate M-15738 ecotype Scorff River chromosome 8, AALO_Geno_1.1, whole genome shotgun sequence genome contains the following window.
CAGTGTTGATCTCAGTCACTAAACTGACAAGGGAAGGCCTTTGTGGAAGTACAAAAGCACTCTAGTTTTACACTTTGCAGTTCTGAAATTCAGTATTATTGGGACTAATATAACAGCCTTTTGTGATGGCATAGCAGATGTACAGTGGTATCTGTTGGCAAGGTCTTGTTCCTAAGAAGCTGCATCACAGAGTCCTACATAACTTTGGGTGCCTTTGTTTacgtaaaaaaaataataaaatactgGAGAATAGTGTAATCGTGTGCAGTGCACGTAATCATACTTAAATGTGCCACAAGCACAAAGCCACAAAGACTTTTGGCCTTAACATTTTTGTGGTACTAGCTGCttttccttcattctctctaGGCTGGTCAACTAAGTAATATTTCTTAGGCCCTAACTGACTGCCTTACCTTTATCCTCTCTAGGCTGATCAACTAACGGAAGAGCAAATTGCAGGTAAGACAAACCATTGCATATTATTTTGCCATGTGCCTTAACCAGGGGTCTCCCAATGTAGTGAGGTTTATTTTGCAATCagtgttattttttaatgtGACTAAAGGTCACATGGAATTCAGACTTGGTGTGGAAGGGCCTTTAGAAtgtggaatatttctttttgtttggGTGTCCCAAACGTAATGAGTTTTAGCCAGATTTCTTACATAATGACATGATTTGTGCCAGTGGTAAATTCATACTTGTGCTGTGTTTCATAAACCCCTCCGTGATTAATTATGGACGGCACTGGTGTCTGGGGTAAAAGCGCTTGACTTCAAACACATTGCCTTTTTGGTCTTTGTAATTCCATCTTGGAGTATGTGTAAGGCTCAAAGGGAGAGAAAATAATAAAGTAGTGAAAAATAAAGAGAATTTGAGCAGGATTTCGAAAAGGCCCAGATAATAAATTTGGCGTACTTTACATCAAATGTTTGGTTTCGTAAAAAGAAGTGTCATTAGTATGATTACTACTGCaactattaatattaatattactgCTATGATTATTACACCGATTACCATGGGGCTGTGATAACACTTTCATGGTCAGCTCAGAGTAACTGTTgcctatcttctctctctcctctcatcccagAGTTCAAGGAGGCTTTCTCCTTATTCGACAAGGACGGCGATGGCACCATCACAACCAAAGAGCTGGGCACAGTCATGAGGTCACTCGGTCAGAACCCCACAGAAGCCGAGCTGCAGGACATGATCAACGAGGTCGACGCTGACGGTTAGCTCAGACTCATATTTGGTGATTAGAGTCCAATTGTGCCCATGGTGCCAGCAAAGCCGTGAGTTATTCAACTAGTGGTCAGTGTTGAAAGTAGTGAATGATGCACACCGTTGTTGGCAAGGAGTTGGCTCTGCCAACACATTATTGGGCTTGATACCTAACACACATGCTGATGGGAATGTACATTATACTTTAATGTGCTTCAGCTAAAATCAGTTTCTAAATGAGTAAATGCAAATGAAAGTATCATTAATACAGATAGAAAAAAACATGGCCATATCTCCATGGATGTGGGTCTGTGGTTTATTACTGATGACTGAAAATGGCCTTTGTGCTGAGAGACTGCTGGCCAAATCCCTTTAGATTTGATTGTCATGAGAAACATAACTAGAATCATGGCCAAAAATGGAAGCAAGAGTCGTCAAACTTCTAAAAGTCTGTAGTTGCTACATAATGACCTGTCAGATCTATTTGACATTTCCAGATTTGTGACGTGGAGGGGAAACATTTTGACATAGAGGATTTGCCATTTTTCTGACATAGATAGCTGTCAAAAGTGAGTGACGTGCGGGCAGTGAGCTCACACTAAGTTTTACACTCTGGCCTGTCCGTGGAAGGAACTTTTTTTGGGGTCCCACAAAATTGCTACATATGGAACACCCCCACTTTAAAATGAAGGCCACCTCAACTggaccacacaaaaaaaaaaatccccgtGGTTCCACACCATCTCTTCCACTGACGCAATCTAGGCCAGACGGCAATAAACCTAGTAATGGAAAATAAAAGTGATTACATAATGCACTCTGAACATCCAGTACCCACATCCACTCGTTTGAAGCGAGCCGTCGTGCCGTGGAGAAGAGCTGATTTAGAGCGCTGACATTGGAAATGGCCTGGAAATGACTCAGGCTTATTTAATCACTTGCTTGACAACAGTATGCCGCTCTGGGGAAGATTCCCGTTGCCAAGCTTTAGAAATATAGAATATGAGCCGTTTATTTCGTTGCCCAACATCAGTCCACCTCCTTATACATCAAAAGTTATATGggtgtgatatactgtatgggatacaatgtatgtttatatatatataggtgtATAGAAACACATTGATTAACTCTCAATAAATCATCAAGACATGATTCTCTTTTATTGtggcttttatttttaaatggcGCTCATTTCAGGTGGCTTGCTCCCCTACTTTCCGCTACAGGGCTTGAGATCATAACCTCTAGCCGACCGGTCTCCATTAGCACCCACCCCTCCATGATAGCCTTAGCCCCTGTGCCACAGTAAGAACTCATCTTTGTGTATGGAGGATAATCCTAGTCCAGTAGCCCTCCACCCAGAGTTTAAAGCTCTAAAGCTGCCCTTTGACCCACTCTCAATATCTCGGTAGTTCGCTTGGCTCGGCTAATGCAGCCGCTCTCCCATGCTAGCAGCGGCCCTAATCTACCCGTTCACCGACCTGTCCGCCAACCCCTCCCCTGCTGGGTACAGTGGCTCTGCTTAATATCCATTCTCTCTCTGCGCTGAGCCTATCCAGACGTGTCATTCAGCAGGCTCGTCCGGGAGATTGTGATCCCTCGGTAATCTGGACCCACGGTCACATGGCTATTGATCCCTCACCCCGACCCTCCTGTGAATCCCTTGCTCCAAGccctttcctctgtgtgtgcgcgttacCGCATGCTTTTAGACGTCACTTTGAATGCAGGGGAAAGCCCTGTCCAGTTAACTCATTCTGTGATTTACTGTGAGTTTGCATAATGGGCCGTGGATGTTCCCCTAAGCACCTGGGGCTTTCCCTGTGGTTGGGGAGGGGATGAGTGCAGTGGACAAATAGAGCTTCTgcacttgcgcacacacacacacacacacacacacacacacacacacacacacacacacacacacacacacacattcactggaACGCTGCCATCagttatgtttttttatgtacAAGTGTAAAtcccttgtttgtgtgtgcctctgcTATCTGGATTGGACTGTGTTgttcttttcatttcatttggcTGACCTTTTCCATTCTGCCTTCCTTCTCTCAGGAAACGGAACCATCGATTTCCCAGAGTTCCTGACCATGATGGCCAGGAAAatgaaggacacagacagcGAGGAGGAGATCCGTGAGGCCTTCCGGGTATTTGACAAGGTACGGCCCCCTCCTTCCTGAAAGTTTTTTAGTCCATGATCAATACAAGTTTTGGAACAATTTGAAACATTTGACCCAGTTCTTTATAAATGAAGAATGATTGAATCATTAGCCGTTATGACTCATTATGAGTGATCTCAAAATCATGTCAAGTCATGATCAAATCAGTTTTGTCTCAATAGTTTCAGTCTGTTGTGAATGAGTAATGAATCGCAGGAACAAAGACAGACTCAATCATCAGCATTAAACTGTCTGTGTTAGATTAACACGGATCATATATTAATGACTCTGTCTGTGTTGGATTAACACAAATTATATCTTAATGACTCTTTTTTTCTTGACGCCAGGACGGCAACGGCTACATCAGCGCCGCTGAGCTCCGCCACGTCATGACCAACCTGGGCGAGAAGCTGACGGACGAGGAAGTGGACGAGATGATCAGAGAAGCGGACATCGACGGTGATGGCCAGGTCAACTATGAAGGTAAGGCACAGGCACCAAGCGACATCCCTGGCCTCGCATCCCACTGACATTACAATACACGATACACACACTGATGATGGgagtggtggtgctggtggcaCCATCTGAAGCCGTACAGCAGGCTCTAGAGCATGAAGCTGAAGCGTGAGAATCTCCTCCTGGGGTGGACAGAGCGATGGCCTCTCAGCTCGTCTTGCTGATGTCCTGTGGCACACTCCCTCCATGTCTGGGCTTGGGATGGCCTTggggttttttttcccccctcccctcttctctgtgCTGTGAAATATTTATTCTCTAACACTACGGGATTGTGCCCTGCGTCATCTTGGGTCTTTGACTGAAATCAGACTGAACGCCCTCTTGGAAAGCAGACACTGGGCTACGCACACATGCTACACTTTTGTTgtatattgtttaaaaatgaataaaagtGTTTAACAATTTAGGAGGTGGCAGAACTGCCTAGTGATGCAGTGTGTAATTACATAATTAatttctctgctcttctctctctctctctctgtcctctgtctCAACAGAATTTGTACAGATGATGACTGCAAAGTGAAGCCTGCCCATCCCTTCCTGCCCtcttagaagaaaaaaaatcaaatgtttTACTTACCTCTTGGAAAAAAATGTTCATTTATTCATAATGTTTCTGTATAGAAAATAATTGAATGTTGAAATAAAAATATCCTTCTGTCCACACAGAAAAataagtttaaaaaaacatctgcATGAAGTGCTTAGTGATCCTGTCCCCAAAGAAATCAGTTTAGCATCAGTAATAATAAACAAGAAAATAAAGTACTACTATGTATCTACCTTCAAAACTGAAGAGAAACAGCATCTGGTGAACTTCTTAAGTTCCATTTGCTCTTGGTAAAGTTTGGGCTGGCCATCTTacttctctctgttttctgttcTACATGCATGCAGCTTGAGCATGGAGCCTGGTCTCCAGCCAGAGCGTGCTGATTCCACTGAATTGTTGTATCGTTGGTTTGGTACAGTTTTTTGTATATTGAGAGGAACCCTAAGATGAAGAGGAAAAATAATATGAAAAGAAAGCTCTTAATTTTCGCAGTGGACAGTGGAATGGGACTTTTATTGTATGGTgggattgaaaaaaaaataataaaaagtgacaaaaaaaacaaacaaaaatgatacaaaaaataaacattttaaatgtttggcatgttttatttttaatttagttttttttttttttttttgctcctgCTCCTTTTATTTTAAATTCTGTTATTTTCCCTGTCTTCCCGACTCCTTACTTTCTTTGTGTTCTTTTTGGACGGCCATGTTTTTGTGCCTCTTGCTTTGGGCAGTAGTGGTGTTggcattggtggtggtggttggttggAGGGGGTTGATGGAATATCTATGGGGTGTGGGTTAAGGTTGCCACTCGCCACTACCTCCCTGTCCTCTGTGTTGACTTCATGCCACAGGGCCAGAGGGTTGGGGGATGGAAGGCTGGACAGGCAAGAGAGGGGGCAGGGCAGGTGGACGGGTGTCTGGACGAGGGACAGAGATCTTGTTTACTGTATCTGCAGTTTGTTCTGTGGGTGTGTTCAGCACAAGAGGTGTCCTCCACTGTTCATTCTTTGTTTCAGTTTACATTCATTCCAAGTTGTACATGCTAgtctttgttttatttaattttgttttgtttattttattttcaaataaaaaagaccatgaacttgaaaaaaaaaaactgttgtcATGTGGTTCATCTTAAAGAGCCTTTAACAGCATCAGCATGTTAGTGCAAGCATGACATGAGCATATTTATGTGGGTCTTATGCTAAAGGTCATATGTATTTAAACATGAGTGGTATTTGAGGGACTGAGTCGTCAAATTATATAAGCCACACCAGATGCATCTGAAAGATTCATGactaatttacaaaaaaatagtAATCTGCTACTGAGACACTGATGTCCTCTCTGCTCAGCACAGGTTTTCTTTCCTGTAGCTAGTAGTTATCTTAGCGGTAGCATACTCTCCATTTACAGTTCACCCTTGGCCTTAGGCAAGAGGGTGCTGCCCTGAGTATGGTAGATAACCAAACATGGCAGTGTGAGATATTTTAGAAGGCTTGAAGTCTACCACATTCAGTTCagttttatat
Protein-coding sequences here:
- the calm1b gene encoding calmodulin-1b, with the protein product MADQLTEEQIAEFKEAFSLFDKDGDGTITTKELGTVMRSLGQNPTEAELQDMINEVDADGNGTIDFPEFLTMMARKMKDTDSEEEIREAFRVFDKDGNGYISAAELRHVMTNLGEKLTDEEVDEMIREADIDGDGQVNYEEFVQMMTAK